From the Cydia pomonella isolate Wapato2018A chromosome 11, ilCydPomo1, whole genome shotgun sequence genome, one window contains:
- the LOC133523031 gene encoding octopamine receptor, with the protein MGQLATNGHSNFSSISSESLPYGTETDLCAVADEPKYPSSLGITLAVPEWEAICTAIVLTLIIISTIVGNILVILSVFTYKPLRIVQNFFIVSLAVADLTVAILVLPLNVAYSILGQWVFGIYVCKMWLTCDIMCCTSSILNLCAIALDRYWAITDPINYAQKRTLERVLFMIGIVWALSLIISSPPLLGWNDWPEVFEPDTPCRLTSQPGFVIFSSSGSFYIPLVIMTVVYFEIYLATKKRLRDRAKATKISTISSGRNKCAPRESDHNDQDSVSSEANHNEHPGVTRLMSDSEKKKPSKKSNSKKKPKRRYWSKDEKTQNKLMIPILSNENSATDIADNENRNTSSESNSKETHDDEVEVAEPVNKKPPQKPRLIQQNTVYQFIEEKQRISLTRERRAARTLGIIMGVFVVCWLPFFLIYVVIPFCASCCLSNKFINFITWLGYINSALNPLIYTIFNMDFRRAFKKLLFIKA; encoded by the coding sequence ATGGGGCAGTTGGCGACAAACGGACACAGCAACTTCAGTTCCATCAGCAGTGAGTCGCTGCCGTACGGCACGGAGACCGACCTCTGCGCCGTCGCGGATGAACCTAAGTACCCAAGCAGTCTCGGCATCACCCTCGCAGTCCCCGAATGGGAAGCCATCTGCACGGCCATAGTCTTAACCCTCATAATAATCTCCACAATAGTAGGAAACATTTTGGTAATCCTCAGCGTATTCACCTACAAACCCCTTCGAATTGTTCAAAATTTCTTCATCGTCTCCTTAGCGGTGGCGGACTTGACAGTGGCGATACTGGTCCTACCTCTAAACGTAGCATATTCCATATTAGGACAATGGGTCTTCGGTATATACGTGTGCAAGATGTGGTTGACCTGCGATATTATGTGTTGCACTTCATCCATTTTAAATTTGTGCGCGATTGCTCTAGACCGGTACTGGGCTATCACAGATCCTATAAATTACGCACAAAAGAGAACCCTCGAAAGGGTACTTTTCATGATTGGCATAGTGTGGGCATTGTCACTGATTATTAGCTCGCCACCACTGCTGGGTTGGAATGACTGGCCCGAAGTATTCGAACCCGACACCCCTTGCCGCTTGACCTCTCAACCGGGTTTCGTCATATTCTCCTCATCAGGCTCCTTTTATATCCCGTTAGTTATTATGACTGTAGTATATTTCGAAATATACTTGGCGACAAAAAAAAGACTGAGAGATCGAGCTAAAGCCACTAAGATCAGTACAATATCTAGTGGCCGAAACAAATGCGCCCCTCGAGAGAGTGACCATAACGACCAAGACTCGGTCAGCTCGGAAGCGAACCATAATGAGCACCCAGGCGTCACGCGCCTCATGTCAGATAGCGAAAAGAAAAAACCTTCCAAAAAATCTAACTcgaaaaagaaaccaaaacggCGATACTGGAGCAAGGATGAAAAAACTCAAAATAAGCTGATGATTCCTATCCTGTCAAATGAAAACTCGGCAACTGATATAGCTGATAACGAGAATAGGAACACGTCCTCAGAAAGTAATTCAAAAGAGACTCATGACGATGAAGTGGAAGTCGCAGAGCCGGTTAATAAAAAACCGCCACAGAAGCCTCGACTAATCCAACAGAACACCGTGTATCAATTCATAGAAGAAAAACAGCGGATCTCTTTAACTAGGGAACGCCGCGCAGCGCGCACTCTAGGTATCATAATGGGTGTATTCGTCGTATGCTGGCTCCCTTTCTTCCTTATCTACGTGGTTATACCATTTTGTGCTAGCTGTTGTTTGTCCAACAAATTCATAAACTTTATTACCTGGCTCGGTTACATTAATTCGGCGTTAAACCCTTTAATATACACCATATTTAATATGGACTTTAGAAGGGCCtttaaaaaactactttttataAAGGCATAG